The nucleotide sequence CGGACCTGATCGCCGCCGGCCGGCTGTGTGGCTGGGACACCGTGCTCGCCGACCTCGGCGCCCAACACGCCGCCAGCGGAGCCGAGGACACCGCCACGGACGACCCGTTCCGGCGGCGCGCGCGACTCCGGCTGCGGCGGGTGGTGCAGATCCGGGATCGGTACTGCACGCACCCCGCCTGCCGGGCTCCAGCCAGCCGCACCGATCAGGACCACGCCGTCGATCACGCCCGTGGCGGGCCGACGGACGAGGCGAATCTGGGCTGCTGCTGCCGCCACGACCACCGGCTCAAACACGACGGCGGCTGGCGGATCGTCAAGCATGCATCAGACACCACGGTCTGGCTGAGCCCGCTGGGCCACCGACACATCACACGGCCGCCGCCGGTCATGCCTGCCCTGCCGCACGTACCGGAACCGCCGCCGTTCTGACGGCTGGCGGCGGCCGGGTGCGCGGCGCAGCGGCCGTCAGTCGACGTCGAAGAGCGGGTCGGTGATGGTCAGCGGGGTGGCGTCGCCCAGCTCCCAGACCAGGAAGAGCAGGATCAGCGACGCGCCGGTCAGCGAGATGTCCTTCATGAACTGGGTCATCTCCTGCTGGCGGGTCACCGGGTCCTTGTCTCGCCAGAAGGCGTGCATGAGCAGCGCCGCCGACAGCGTGAACAGCGCGAGCAGGATCGCGCCGACGTCCATCCAGACGCCGAGCAGCACCGACAGCCCGCCGAGCAGGATCTGCCCGCCGGTGACCCACACCGCCGGTTGACCAGGCTTGACCCCGCGGCTCTCCGCGTAGCCGGCCATCGCGCCGCGGTCGGTGAGATGGGCGACCGAGCTGCCGATGAAGATCGCGGCGAAGAGGATACGGCCGATCAGGAACACGACGTCCATGTCGCCTCCGTGAGTGAGTAGTTCCGTCCTGATCATTGCCACGGCGGCGTACGCTCACACCTGGGAATCCTGGCGTCTTCCAGGGGGTTTACCGGACATGAGCTATCCGATCGAGAAGAGCGACGCCGAGTGGCGCGCGGAGCTGACGCCGGAGGAGTATCACGTGCTGCGCGATGCCGGCACCGAGCGCGCCTTCACCAGCCCGCTGGAGTACGCCGACGACCAGCCGTTCGTGTACTCGTGTCGCGCGTGCGGCGCCGAGCTGTTCGAGTCCGCCACCAAGTTCGACGCCCAGTGCGGGTGGCCGTCGTTCTACGAGCCCCTGGCCGAGGACCGCGTGGAGTACATCGAGGACCGTAGCTTCGGCTCGGTCCGCACCGAGGTCCGCTGCGCCCGCTGCGGCTCGCACCTGGGCCACGTCTTCCAGGGCGAGGGCTTCGCCACCCCGACCGACCTGCGCTACTGCATCAACGGCATCTCCCTGCAGCGGCGCGAGGCCGATCCGGCACACTGAGCCGGTGACCGCCGACCTCACCCTGCACATCGCCACCATCGACCAGCTCGACGCGACGACGCTCTATCGGCTGCTGCGCCTGCGCACCGACGTCTTCGTCGTCGAGCAGGGCGACCCCTACGCCGAGCTGGACGGCCGCGACCTCGAGCCGTCCGCCGTCCACCTCTGGCTCGCCCGCGGCGACGAGCCGGTCGGCTACCTGCGCATCCTCGACGATCCCGACGGCGCGGCCCGCATCGGCCGGGTCGTTGTCGCCGCCGACGCTCGTGGCGGCGGACTGTCCGGGCGGATGATGTCGGCCGCGCTGGAGCACATCGGCGACCGTCGATGCGTACTCGCCGCGCAGTCCCACCTGGCCGGTTTCTACGCCCGCTACGGCTTCTCCGTCACCGGCCCCGAGTTCCTCGACGGCCACATCCCGCACCTGCCGATGGCCCGCCCGGCGCCGCAGTGACGGGCGTCGATCCTTCATCGCAACCCCACCCCCAACCGGATCGCCGCGCTGTTCGTCTTAGTGGGTGAGAGGGCGGAGGTGGCCGGGTGGCGAGCTGGGAGCACGTCTTCACCGACCTCGCGGAGACCCGCGGCCAGGCTCTGCTCCGCTACGCGTACCTGCTGACCGGCGACGGCGCCGAGGCGTCGGACCTGGTGCAGGAGGCGCTGCTGCGCGCCTTCGGCCGGACGACGCGCGGGCTGACGCTCGAGTCGGCCGAGGCGTACGTGCGGCGCGCGATCCTCACCATCCACGTCGACGGACGCGGAGGTCGGGGCGGTGGCGGCGGGTGCGGCACCTGCTGGCCGCCCGTCCCGACGTCGCCGGGCCGGAAGGTGTCGTCGTCGAAGGTGCCGACCTGCGGTCCGCGCTGGCGACGCTGTCGCCGCGGCAGCGGGCCTGCGTGGTGCTGCACTACTACGAGGACCTCTCCGTGGCGCAGGTCGCCGAC is from Jiangella alkaliphila and encodes:
- a CDS encoding GNAT family N-acetyltransferase encodes the protein MTADLTLHIATIDQLDATTLYRLLRLRTDVFVVEQGDPYAELDGRDLEPSAVHLWLARGDEPVGYLRILDDPDGAARIGRVVVAADARGGGLSGRMMSAALEHIGDRRCVLAAQSHLAGFYARYGFSVTGPEFLDGHIPHLPMARPAPQ
- a CDS encoding DoxX family protein codes for the protein MDVVFLIGRILFAAIFIGSSVAHLTDRGAMAGYAESRGVKPGQPAVWVTGGQILLGGLSVLLGVWMDVGAILLALFTLSAALLMHAFWRDKDPVTRQQEMTQFMKDISLTGASLILLFLVWELGDATPLTITDPLFDVD
- the msrB gene encoding peptide-methionine (R)-S-oxide reductase MsrB: MSYPIEKSDAEWRAELTPEEYHVLRDAGTERAFTSPLEYADDQPFVYSCRACGAELFESATKFDAQCGWPSFYEPLAEDRVEYIEDRSFGSVRTEVRCARCGSHLGHVFQGEGFATPTDLRYCINGISLQRREADPAH
- a CDS encoding RNA polymerase sigma factor, coding for MRHLLAARPDVAGPEGVVVEGADLRSALATLSPRQRACVVLHYYEDLSVAQVADVLGCAPGAVKRHLSDARARLEPLLSDSREGLR